From Nicotiana tabacum cultivar K326 chromosome 15, ASM71507v2, whole genome shotgun sequence, the proteins below share one genomic window:
- the LOC107803425 gene encoding agamous-like MADS-box protein AGL62, translating to MGKRSKGRQKVDMVKMQNQSNLQVTFSKRRAGLFKKASELCTLCGAEVALVVFSPGKKVYSFGHPCVDSVVDRFLTRNYPPNNGHNQLIMAHRNANVRDLNMELTNIEGILQMEKNRGEALHARKRDNGHWWEAPIEELNLFQLQQLKEAMERIKKNVERKAHNQQMVTSNAFPFLTFGSALEPIGARARSSYGSYGSFPFQNIVSGLTFGASSANSASGSASSVVPVIPENPETSRPSMRN from the coding sequence ATGGGTAAAAGGAGTAAGGGTCGCCAAAAGGTTGACATGGTGAAGATGCAAAACCAGAGTAACTTACAAGTGACTTTCTCTAAACGTCGTGCTGGTCTCTTCAAGAAGGCTAGTGAACTTTGTACACTATGTGGTGCTGAAGTTGCCCTTGTGGTATTTTCCCCGGGCAAGAAAGTTTACTCATTTGGCCACCCGTGTGTGGATTCAGTGGTAGATAGGTTTCTCACGAGGAACTATCCACCAAATAATGGGCATAACCAGCTCATTATGGCTCATCGAAATGCTAATGTTCGTGATCTCAATATGGAGCTCACGAATATTGAGGGGATTCTCCAAATGGAAAAAAATCGCGGAGAAGCCCTACATGCAAGGAAGAGAGATAATGGTCATTGGTGGGAAGCTCCAATTGAAGAACTTAACTTATTTCAACTGCAACAATTGAAGGAGGCAATGGAAAGAATAAAGAAGAACGTTGAAAGAAAGGCACATAACCAACAAATGGTGActagtaatgcgttcccatttctCACCTTTGGAAGTGCCTTGGAACCTATTGGTGCTAGGGCAAGATCTTCATATGGTTCCTATGGCTCTTTTCCATTTCAAAATATTGTTTCGGGACTCACCTTTGGTGCCTCTTCTGCTAACAGTGCCAGTGGATCTGCTTCTTCAGTAGTTCCTGTTATTCCGGAAAATCCTGAGACTTCAAGACCTAGCATGCGTAATTGA
- the LOC107770777 gene encoding agamous-like MADS-box protein AGL61, whose product MNGAEDGIIIFSPGSKPYSFGHPNVNETINKYVGEENPPSPLSSGIDDKYVQTFLKVNSRKLNAQLNTLQDQLDFALNLKNKLKEMNKNVESQQEWSRGPIEKMNYTKASILKEELEDLLLKVKNYGIERGYGYKMKSGRLNKSNY is encoded by the exons ATGAATGGTGCTGAAGATGGCATCATCATTTTTTCACCAG GTAGCAAGCCTTACTCTTTTGGTCATCCAAATGTAAATGAAACCATTAACAAATATGTTGGGGAAGAAAATCCTCCATCACCATTATCATCAGGCATTGATGACAAGTATGTGCAGACGTTCCTAAAAGTCAATTCTAGAAAACTTAACGCACAACTCAATACTCTACAAGACCAGCTGGATTTTGcgttaaacttgaaaaataaactCAAGGAGATGAATAAGAATGTGGAGAGCCAACAAGAGTGGTCCAGGGGCCCTATAGAGAAGATGAACTACACAAAGGCTTCAATATTAAAAGAGGAGTTGGAAGATCTTCTCTTGAAGGTAAAGAACTATGGTATTGAACGTGGGTATGGTTACAAAATGAAAAGTGGAAGGCTGAATAAAAGCAACTACTAG
- the LOC107770778 gene encoding uncharacterized protein LOC107770778 — protein MLNTDSSTSVTTGSNANTVEPSHQLYLYPTDNPGTVIVVDRFNGMGYGSWHRGMLIVLSCKNKLGIINETISKPNSTSPLFEAWCRCNDMAIAWILNSLEAQIRESVMYTESAAKLWKNIEKHYVQPNGSKVYQIRKKPGHTIEKYYKLHGYPNSGPPNNSQPNKFKKTTTYAHVADSQSVVTFDTSIPNNHSEQSTKNNYGFTKEQYEHLLNLFYQTKVSPQDTAISGSANFAGLVHCLDVRNCYVFTCNVSRLEGDPWIIDSGATNHMTPNKSLLINLKPLVIPYLVILPNGYRVKGPSLKRPLVLGKISNGLYLFQADSFLPSIYTTSVGDVVSTVFANFVSCLSDSISTNTINTTEANKTVTTGVHPVPSAFDFDMFWQQRLSFPNSFIKITGPFQLVHGIIHQTSFPHTPRQKRVVERKHKHMLETARSLLFQSKLPLKDVTFQESVFPYSASSPPVFFPSCMSNPADYLVSPNISPSSTSSSGDSSVSLKRSSRPHNPPPHLKDYVCTSVSISKESNSTSDACLFEPQFYHQAVSNPAWQATMLAEFQALEVKQKADGSIERYKARFVIKEDTQQEGIDFTEIFSPVVKLTTIRCLLSIVIKKYWTIFQLDVNNSFLHGDLDEEVYMKIPLGLQVVSPDPFIPLVCKLNKSLYGLRQVSRQWYAKLSSALQSKGSVVSPLDIHSKLDADSGDLLPDPSLYRKLVGNVQHLSQFMSQPRVSHFEAGLHVLRYLVDTPELGLLFNNSSSFSLTGFCDSDWASCSISRKFVSGFVLLLGGCPVFWKSKKQATISLSSAEAEYRALRHLVAKIVWMVMLLGEFGISSLTPVPVVCDNRSSIRNILLYPLQPSLKTQAHWSIMKTTRKTLSHIYSCNLVLVVAILLY, from the exons ATGTTGAATACTGATTCTTCTACCTCTGTTACGACTGGCTCTAATGCAAATACTGTCGAACCTTCTCATCAACTATACCTCTATCCAACTGATAATCCTGgaactgttattgttgttgatagaTTCAATGGAATGGGTTATGGTAGTTGGCATCGAGGAATGTTGATTGTGTTGTCATGTAAAAATAAGCTAGGAATAATAAATGAAACGATTAGCAAACCTAATTCCACTTCACCACTGTTTGAGGCTTGGTGTCGATGCAATGACATGGCGATTGCATGGATTTTGAATAGTTTAGAAGCTCAAATTCGAGAGAGTGTAATGTACACTGAGTCAGCTGCTAAGCTGTGGAAGAATATAGAAAAACATTATGTTCAACCTAATGGATCCAAAGTTTATCAAATTCGCAA AAAACCAGGCCACACCATAGAAAAATACTATAAACTACATGGTTATCCTAATAGTGGTCCTCCTAACAATTCTCAGCCAAACAAATTCAAGAAGACTACAACCTATGCTCATGTAGCAGATTCTCAGAGTGTAGTTACTTTTGATACTTCTATTCCTAATAATCATTCTGAGCAGTCTACCAAAAATAACTATGGTTTTACAAAGGAGCAATATGAACATTTGTTGAACCTGTTCTACCAGACCAAGGTCTCACCACAAGACACTGCCATTTCTGGATCTGCCAACTTTGCAGGTTTGGTGCACTGTCTTGATGTTAGAAACTGTTATGTTTTTACTTGCAATGTGTCTAGATTAGAAGGTGATCCTTGGATAATAGATTCTGGTGCAACAAATCATATGACACCTAACAAATCTCTCTTAATCAATCTAAAACCTCTAGTAATTCCTTACTTAGTGATCCTGCCAAATGGTTATAGAGTTAAG GGCCCTTCTCTGAAGAGGCCTCTGGTTCTTGGTAAAATCTCCAATGGACTCTACCTCTTCCAGGCAGATTCTTTCCTACCTTCCATTTATACTACTTCAGTTGGTGATGTTGTTTCCACTGTTTTTGCTAATTTTGTTTCTTGTCTATCTGATTCAATTTCCACAAACACTATAAATACCACTGAAGCAAATAAAACAGTCACTACTGGTGTACATCCTGTTCCTTCTGCCTTTGATTTTGATATGTTTTG GCAGCAAAGGCTTTCTTTCCCTAATAGTTTTATTAAAATCACCGGTCCTTTTCAACTTGTTCAT GGTATTATACATCAGACTTCTTTTCCACACACTCCACGACAAAAGAGAGTTGTGGAAAGGAAGCACAAACACATGTTAGAAACTGCTAGATCTCTACTGTTTCAATCTAAGTTGCCTCTAAA AGATGTTACATTCCAAGAGTCTGTCTTTCCTTATTCTGCTTCTTCTCCCCCTGTTTTCTTTCCTTCTTGTATGTCTAATCCTGCTGATTATCTTGTTTCTCCTAATATCTCTCCTTCTTCTACTTCCTCTTCTGGTGATTCTTCTGTTTCTCTAAAGAGGTCATCCAGGCCACATAACCCTCCTCCACACCTAAAAGATTATGTTTGCACAAGTGTGTCTATTTCTAAGGAATCTAATTCTACTTCTGATGCTTGCTTGTTTGAACCACAATTCTACCATCAGGCTGTGTCTAACCCTGCTTGGCAGGCTACTATGTTGGCTGAATTTCAAGCCTTAGAG GTTAAACAAAAGGCAGATGGTAGTATAGAAAGATACAAAGCTAGGTTTGTCATTAAGGAGGATACTCAACAAGAGGGGATTGATTTTACTGAAATATTTTCTCCTGTTGTCAAACTTACCACTATTAGATGCTTGCTTAGTATTGTTATTAAGAAATATTGGACTATTTTTCAATTGGATGTGAATAATTCCTTTTTACATGGCGATTTAGATGAAGAGGTGTATATGAAGATACCTCTTGGCCTACAGGTTGTTTCCCCTGATCCTTTTATTCCTCTAGTTTGTAAACTTAACAAATCTTTGTATGGCCTTAGACAAGTTTCAAGGCAGTGGTATGCAAAGCTCTCCTCAGCTCTTCAGTCAAAGGG TTCTGTTGTTTCACCTTTGGACATACATTCTAAGTTGGATGCTGATTCTGGAGACTTGCTTCCAGACCCTTCTTTGTATAGAAAATTAGTTGGCAA TGTTCAACATCTTAGTCAGTTTATGTCCCAACCCAGAGTTTCTCATTTTGAAGCTGGGTTGCATGTGTTGAGATATTTAGTGGATACACCTGAGTTGGGTTTGCTATTCAACAACTCCTCTTCCTTTTCCTTAACTGGCTTCTGTGACTCTGATTGGGCCAGCTGTTCTATTTCCAGAAAGTTTGTTAGTGGTTTTGTATTACTATTAGGTGGGTGTCCTGTTTTCTGGAAGTCCAAGAAGCAGGCTACTATTTCACTCTCTTCAGCAGAGGCTGAGTACAGGGCTCTGAGACATTTAGTTGCTAAAATTGTATGGATGGTCATGTTGCTGGGTGAGTTTGGCATTTCTTCCCTCACCCCTGTTCCAGTGGTTTGTGACAATCGTTCTTCTATCCGCAATATTCTCCTATATCCACTTCAGCCCAGCTTAAAGACACAGGCCCACTGGTCCATAATGAAGACAACTCGGAAGACCCTTAGTCATATTTATAGTTGTAACCTTGTTTTAGTAGTAGCCATTCTTTTATACTAG